The following are from one region of the Anabas testudineus chromosome 2, fAnaTes1.2, whole genome shotgun sequence genome:
- the zgc:85722 gene encoding protein FAM184A isoform X3 codes for MATGAGWQPPYSSSTSSTKYTPSPASSMFYDGSLTLEYTQDLHLKMSKKIAQLTKVIYALNTKNDEHEEEIESLKEAHEDEVQHIVTETRDKIMQYKSKMADEADLRRRLASLEESVELHEHMKRQALAEFEMYRQRMEDSQLCTEAQHTQRVVSMSREVEEMRRDFEEKLRAFSQAQAQFEAEKRRALEELRTTHRQEVEELLNNQQNQSASSSEDQEKLAELHRQEVEALMERVEELTKDKVCLVEEYEAKLAKAQEYYERELEAMRRTHQLTTENLLAWKRTEVELRKEFQAQEAALQRSLSKLRSELQKAQEEARENRDKTNRLQTSLANAEGTIKNLHKQLEEAIQDGEIWVMQLKDTEYELEGSRERVQQQATEILHKASQIGSLQATQMAHEATIRNLDQEQSRLREKINRQEEEREALLNQNHAANEQHKQQVIKLEQTLREEHQGYEKELSRLRAHYEEETLRFREAQVRALEEMEEKHRSMREEAQQEKEEEKQLLITKMSQEFEIKRLSLEEQRDRLQQQLDNLKEELSAKLNMANQEVSHLQELVREGEQNLSSAQTQITCLKETQEKLKIELDATRARVRETSNLLTDLQEEIETQKQQHEARVMSIRTEEKQKMDKMADDLEQKWRDALREEVRLLKEELTEEYDADKQAALTQLSQQKELEMMAAREGWQRKVEDLLEQISLLKQSLELQLSQSQSALQQLQSQFNQERELLGQQLKEMQREHQRREHRLQEAHCCALSTMEEARQHQIRALEERLKQEQREEVHALKEAHRRTLDILRQQSDQELQTLRFELEDEGKAKLASLRAELNHLHAAAIEHLKQIHLKENSAAKRELEKAIEASHQQEQELLVRISDLQAELCSRSNRITDLDHEIHSLNETIDTLTRELELKGKEVLRVRSEANHQIRAHEQDLTKRHERDMGDLSVVHHRETQIMLADFNKAQEVLKDKISALQILLEGTEDKLRNRESRPEDLHLIAELREMVTEREALVKKLVDDKKFYQLELVNRETGFNKVFNSSANVGVINPLIKLKTSSQSDQRFASFPSQSALRFLSPPTMSHEGEEEEGREVEEVGPGGRFAPPHSSLQRSLPRLRKALPLFSSLPPSPLPQHPPLPQHPPPLPPSPHPSHHTIPNLAPPHAPHPQEPLVQHQGLQSFRSLPEANAVTPSEPTGMEVEKSKEYVTKEEELYSQYFSF; via the exons GTAATTTATGCTCTTAACACCAAGAACGAcgaacatgaagaagaaattgAGTCTCTGAAAGAAGCCCACGAGGACGAG GTTCAACATATTGTGACAGAAACCAGAGACAAGATCATGCAGTATAAGAGCAAGATGGCGGACGAGGCTGACTTGAGGCGGCGGCTGGCCAGTCTGGAAGAATCTGTCGAACTCCACGAACACATGAAGAGACAG GCTTTAGCAGAGTTTGAGATGTACAGACAGAGAATGGAGGACTCCCAGCTCTGCACTGAggcccaacacacacagagagtggTTTCTATGAGCAGAGAG GTGGAGGAGATGCGTCGGGATTTTGAGGAGAAGCTGCGGGCGTTCAGCCAGGCTCAGGCCCAGTTTGAGGCGGAAAAGCGGCGAGCGCTGGAGGAGCTGAGAACCACCCACcggcaggaggtggaggagctcCTCAAcaaccagcagaaccagagcGCCAGCTCCAGTGAAGACCAGGAGAAACTGGCTGAGCTCCATAGACAAGAG GTGGAGGCATTGATGGAAAGAGTGGAGGAGCTAACAAAGGATAAGGTCTGTCTAGTGGAGGAGTACGAGGCCAAGCTGGCCAAGGCTCAGGAGTATTatgagagagagctggaggcCATGAGGAGAACACACCAGCTCACCACTGAGAACCTGCTGGCCTGGAAAAGGACTGAG GTCGAGCTTCGTAAGGAGTTCCAGGCTCAAGAAGCAGCACTGCAGCGCTCGCTGTCCAAGCTGAGGAGTGAGCTTCAGAAAGCTCAGGAAGAGGCCAGAGAGAACCGAGACAAGACCAACAGACTGCAGACGTCACTGGCCAACGCTGAGGGAACCATCAAG aacCTGCACAAGCAGCTGGAAGAAGCCATCCAGGATGGAGAGATCTGGGTGATGCAGCTGAAGGACACAGAGTATGAACTAGAGGGCAGCAGGGAACGAGTTCAACAGCAGGCAACTGAAATCCTCCACAAAGCCA GTCAGATTGGCTCTCTGCAGGCCACCCAGATGGCCCATGAAGCAACTATCAGGAACCTGGACCAGGAGCAGAGCCGGCTGAGGGAGAAAATCAACcggcaggaggaggagagggaggctcTGCTCAACCAGAACCACGCTGCCAAcgaacaacacaaacaacaagtgATCAAATTAGAACAG ACTCTGCGCGAGGAGCACCAGGGTTATGAGAAGGAGCTCTCCAGACTCAGAGCACACTACGAGGAGGAGACGCTTCGATTCAGGGAGGCACAGGTGCGAGCgctggaggagatggaggagaagcaCCGGTCCATGAGGGAGGAAGCCcagcaggagaaagaagaggagaagcaaCTCCTCATAACG AAAATGAGTCAAGAATTTGAGATTAAGCGTCTGTCGTTGGAGGAACAGCGAGACcgtctccagcagcagctggacaACTTGAAAGAGGAGCTCTCGGCCAAACTCAACATGGCCAATCAGGAG GTGTCCCACCTCCAGGAACTGGTGAGGGAGGGGGAGCAGAACctcagttcagctcagacacagatCACCTGTCTGAAGGAGACTCAGGAGAAACTCAAGATAGAGCTTGATGCAACTAGAGCCCGAGTCAGAGAGACCAGTAACCTGCTAACTGACTTACAG GAGGAGATCGAGACCCAGAAACAGCAGCACGAGGCCAGAGTGATGTCCATCAGaactgaggagaaacagaagatggACAAGATGGCAGATGACTTGGAGCAGAAATGGAGAGATGCTCTACG GGAAGAAGTGCGTTTGTTGAAGGAGGAGTTGACCGAGGAGTATGatgcagacaaacaggcagCGCTGACTCAGCTCTCCCAGCAGAAAGAACTGGAGATGATGGCAGCAAGAGAGGGCTGGCAGAGGAAGGTGGAGGATCTGCTGGAGCAG ATTTCTCTGTTGAAACAGTCCCTGGAGCTGCAGTTGTCTCAATCACAGTCAGctctccagcagctgcagtctCAGTTCAACCAGGAGAGAGAGCTTCTTGGCCAACAGCTGAAAG agatGCAGAGGGAGCATCAGAGGAGAGAGCATCGACTACAGGAGGCTCACTGCTGTGCCCTCAGCACCATGGAGGAGGCCAGACAACATCAAATCAGG GCCCTGGAAGAGCGTCTGAagcaggagcagagggaggaggttCATGCTCTGAAGGAGGCCCATAGGAGGACCTTAGACATCCTGAGACAGCAATCAGACCAGGAGCTGCAGACTCTGCGATTTGAATTGGAGGACGAGGGCAAAGCAAAGCTTG CCTCTCTTCGCGCAGAGCTGAACCACCTCCACGCTGCAGCCATCGAACACTTGAAACAAATCCACCTTAAAGAAAACAGTGCTGCCAAACGAGAGCTAGAAAAAGCTATAGAAGCGAGCCACCAGCAG GAACAAGAGCTCCTAGTCCGCATCTCAGACCTGCAGGCAGAGTTGTGTTCCCGTAGCAACCGCATCACCGATCTGGACCATGAAATTCACTCTCTGAACGAGACCATTGACACCCTGACCAGAGAACTGGAGCTGAAGGGCAAAGAGGTGCTGCGGGTCCGCAGTGAAGCTAATCATCAGATAAG GGCCCACGAGCAAGACCTCACAAAGAGACATGAGAGAGACATGGGCGACCTAAGTGTAGTTCATCATAGAGAAACGCAGATTATGTTGGCTGACTTCAACAAGGCGCAGGAGGTCCTCAAAGACAAGATATCTGCTCTGCAAATACT gttggAGGGGACGGAGGACAAGTTAAGAAATAGAGAAAGTCGACCAGAAGACCTGCATCTTATAGCAGAACTTAGGGAGATGGTCACCGAAAGAGAAGCTCTGGTGAAAAAGCTGGTG GATGACAAGAAGTTCTACCAGTTGGAGCTGGTCAACAGAGAGACGGGCTTCAACAAGGTCTTCAATTCCAGTGCCAACGTCGGTGTCATAAACCCTCTCATCAAG ttaaaaacaagcagccaatcagatcagcGCTTCGCCAGCTTTCCTAGCCAGTCAGCTCTCCGATTCCTCAGCCCTCCCACCATGAGTcatgaaggagaggaagaggagggacgggaggtggaggaggtagGACCAGGAGGCCGCTTTGCACCTCCTCACTCCTCACTCCAGAGGTCCCTCCCCCGACTTAGGAAGGCCCTGCCACTGTTCAGCTcgcttcctccttctcctcttcctcagcatcctcctcttcctcagcatcctcctcctcttcctccttctcctcatccttCACATCATACCATACCAAACCTTGCTCCTCCTCATGCTCCTCATCCTCAGGAACCCCTGGTGCAGCATCAGGGCCTACAAAGCTTTAGGAG CCTTCCTGAGGCTAATGCTGTGACACCATCAGAGCCCACGGGGATGGAGgtggaaaaaagcaaagaatATGTTACAAAAGAGGAAGAGCTGTACTCCCAGTACTTCTCTTTTTGA
- the pln gene encoding cardiac phospholamban codes for MERVQHMTKSAIRRASQIEVNPQAKRNLQELFVNFTLILICLLLIYIIVLLSS; via the coding sequence ATGGAGCGCGTTCAGCACATGACCAAGTCGGCCATCCGCCGAGCGTCTCAGATCGAGGTGAACCCACAAGCCAAGAGGAACCTGCAGGAGCTGTTTGTCAACTTCACCCTCATCCTCATCTGTCTACTTCTTATTTACATCATCGTCCTGCTGAGCAGCTGA
- the zgc:85722 gene encoding protein FAM184A isoform X2 — translation MATGAGWQPPYSSSTSSTKYTPSPASSMFYDGSLTLEYTQDLHLKMSKKIAQLTKVIYALNTKNDEHEEEIESLKEAHEDEVQHIVTETRDKIMQYKSKMADEADLRRRLASLEESVELHEHMKRQALAEFEMYRQRMEDSQLCTEAQHTQRVVSMSREVEALMERVEELTKDKVCLVEEYEAKLAKAQEYYERELEAMRRTHQLTTENLLAWKRTEVELRKEFQAQEAALQRSLSKLRSELQKAQEEARENRDKTNRLQTSLANAEGTIKNLHKQLEEAIQDGEIWVMQLKDTEYELEGSRERVQQQATEILHKASQIGSLQATQMAHEATIRNLDQEQSRLREKINRQEEEREALLNQNHAANEQHKQQVIKLEQTLREEHQGYEKELSRLRAHYEEETLRFREAQVRALEEMEEKHRSMREEAQQEKEEEKQLLITKMSQEFEIKRLSLEEQRDRLQQQLDNLKEELSAKLNMANQEVSHLQELVREGEQNLSSAQTQITCLKETQEKLKIELDATRARVRETSNLLTDLQEEIETQKQQHEARVMSIRTEEKQKMDKMADDLEQKWRDALREEVRLLKEELTEEYDADKQAALTQLSQQKELEMMAAREGWQRKVEDLLEQISLLKQSLELQLSQSQSALQQLQSQFNQERELLGQQLKEMQREHQRREHRLQEAHCCALSTMEEARQHQIRALEERLKQEQREEVHALKEAHRRTLDILRQQSDQELQTLRFELEDEGKAKLASLRAELNHLHAAAIEHLKQIHLKENSAAKRELEKAIEASHQQEQELLVRISDLQAELCSRSNRITDLDHEIHSLNETIDTLTRELELKGKEVLRVRSEANHQIRAHEQDLTKRHERDMGDLSVVHHRETQIMLADFNKAQEVLKDKISALQILLEGTEDKLRNRESRPEDLHLIAELREMVTEREALVKKLVDDKKFYQLELVNRETGFNKVFNSSANVGVINPLIKPS, via the exons GTAATTTATGCTCTTAACACCAAGAACGAcgaacatgaagaagaaattgAGTCTCTGAAAGAAGCCCACGAGGACGAG GTTCAACATATTGTGACAGAAACCAGAGACAAGATCATGCAGTATAAGAGCAAGATGGCGGACGAGGCTGACTTGAGGCGGCGGCTGGCCAGTCTGGAAGAATCTGTCGAACTCCACGAACACATGAAGAGACAG GCTTTAGCAGAGTTTGAGATGTACAGACAGAGAATGGAGGACTCCCAGCTCTGCACTGAggcccaacacacacagagagtggTTTCTATGAGCAGAGAG GTGGAGGCATTGATGGAAAGAGTGGAGGAGCTAACAAAGGATAAGGTCTGTCTAGTGGAGGAGTACGAGGCCAAGCTGGCCAAGGCTCAGGAGTATTatgagagagagctggaggcCATGAGGAGAACACACCAGCTCACCACTGAGAACCTGCTGGCCTGGAAAAGGACTGAG GTCGAGCTTCGTAAGGAGTTCCAGGCTCAAGAAGCAGCACTGCAGCGCTCGCTGTCCAAGCTGAGGAGTGAGCTTCAGAAAGCTCAGGAAGAGGCCAGAGAGAACCGAGACAAGACCAACAGACTGCAGACGTCACTGGCCAACGCTGAGGGAACCATCAAG aacCTGCACAAGCAGCTGGAAGAAGCCATCCAGGATGGAGAGATCTGGGTGATGCAGCTGAAGGACACAGAGTATGAACTAGAGGGCAGCAGGGAACGAGTTCAACAGCAGGCAACTGAAATCCTCCACAAAGCCA GTCAGATTGGCTCTCTGCAGGCCACCCAGATGGCCCATGAAGCAACTATCAGGAACCTGGACCAGGAGCAGAGCCGGCTGAGGGAGAAAATCAACcggcaggaggaggagagggaggctcTGCTCAACCAGAACCACGCTGCCAAcgaacaacacaaacaacaagtgATCAAATTAGAACAG ACTCTGCGCGAGGAGCACCAGGGTTATGAGAAGGAGCTCTCCAGACTCAGAGCACACTACGAGGAGGAGACGCTTCGATTCAGGGAGGCACAGGTGCGAGCgctggaggagatggaggagaagcaCCGGTCCATGAGGGAGGAAGCCcagcaggagaaagaagaggagaagcaaCTCCTCATAACG AAAATGAGTCAAGAATTTGAGATTAAGCGTCTGTCGTTGGAGGAACAGCGAGACcgtctccagcagcagctggacaACTTGAAAGAGGAGCTCTCGGCCAAACTCAACATGGCCAATCAGGAG GTGTCCCACCTCCAGGAACTGGTGAGGGAGGGGGAGCAGAACctcagttcagctcagacacagatCACCTGTCTGAAGGAGACTCAGGAGAAACTCAAGATAGAGCTTGATGCAACTAGAGCCCGAGTCAGAGAGACCAGTAACCTGCTAACTGACTTACAG GAGGAGATCGAGACCCAGAAACAGCAGCACGAGGCCAGAGTGATGTCCATCAGaactgaggagaaacagaagatggACAAGATGGCAGATGACTTGGAGCAGAAATGGAGAGATGCTCTACG GGAAGAAGTGCGTTTGTTGAAGGAGGAGTTGACCGAGGAGTATGatgcagacaaacaggcagCGCTGACTCAGCTCTCCCAGCAGAAAGAACTGGAGATGATGGCAGCAAGAGAGGGCTGGCAGAGGAAGGTGGAGGATCTGCTGGAGCAG ATTTCTCTGTTGAAACAGTCCCTGGAGCTGCAGTTGTCTCAATCACAGTCAGctctccagcagctgcagtctCAGTTCAACCAGGAGAGAGAGCTTCTTGGCCAACAGCTGAAAG agatGCAGAGGGAGCATCAGAGGAGAGAGCATCGACTACAGGAGGCTCACTGCTGTGCCCTCAGCACCATGGAGGAGGCCAGACAACATCAAATCAGG GCCCTGGAAGAGCGTCTGAagcaggagcagagggaggaggttCATGCTCTGAAGGAGGCCCATAGGAGGACCTTAGACATCCTGAGACAGCAATCAGACCAGGAGCTGCAGACTCTGCGATTTGAATTGGAGGACGAGGGCAAAGCAAAGCTTG CCTCTCTTCGCGCAGAGCTGAACCACCTCCACGCTGCAGCCATCGAACACTTGAAACAAATCCACCTTAAAGAAAACAGTGCTGCCAAACGAGAGCTAGAAAAAGCTATAGAAGCGAGCCACCAGCAG GAACAAGAGCTCCTAGTCCGCATCTCAGACCTGCAGGCAGAGTTGTGTTCCCGTAGCAACCGCATCACCGATCTGGACCATGAAATTCACTCTCTGAACGAGACCATTGACACCCTGACCAGAGAACTGGAGCTGAAGGGCAAAGAGGTGCTGCGGGTCCGCAGTGAAGCTAATCATCAGATAAG GGCCCACGAGCAAGACCTCACAAAGAGACATGAGAGAGACATGGGCGACCTAAGTGTAGTTCATCATAGAGAAACGCAGATTATGTTGGCTGACTTCAACAAGGCGCAGGAGGTCCTCAAAGACAAGATATCTGCTCTGCAAATACT gttggAGGGGACGGAGGACAAGTTAAGAAATAGAGAAAGTCGACCAGAAGACCTGCATCTTATAGCAGAACTTAGGGAGATGGTCACCGAAAGAGAAGCTCTGGTGAAAAAGCTGGTG GATGACAAGAAGTTCTACCAGTTGGAGCTGGTCAACAGAGAGACGGGCTTCAACAAGGTCTTCAATTCCAGTGCCAACGTCGGTGTCATAAACCCTCTCATCAAG CCTTCCTGA
- the zgc:85722 gene encoding protein FAM184A isoform X1, producing MATGAGWQPPYSSSTSSTKYTPSPASSMFYDGSLTLEYTQDLHLKMSKKIAQLTKVIYALNTKNDEHEEEIESLKEAHEDEVQHIVTETRDKIMQYKSKMADEADLRRRLASLEESVELHEHMKRQALAEFEMYRQRMEDSQLCTEAQHTQRVVSMSREVEEMRRDFEEKLRAFSQAQAQFEAEKRRALEELRTTHRQEVEELLNNQQNQSASSSEDQEKLAELHRQEVEALMERVEELTKDKVCLVEEYEAKLAKAQEYYERELEAMRRTHQLTTENLLAWKRTEVELRKEFQAQEAALQRSLSKLRSELQKAQEEARENRDKTNRLQTSLANAEGTIKNLHKQLEEAIQDGEIWVMQLKDTEYELEGSRERVQQQATEILHKASQIGSLQATQMAHEATIRNLDQEQSRLREKINRQEEEREALLNQNHAANEQHKQQVIKLEQTLREEHQGYEKELSRLRAHYEEETLRFREAQVRALEEMEEKHRSMREEAQQEKEEEKQLLITKMSQEFEIKRLSLEEQRDRLQQQLDNLKEELSAKLNMANQEVSHLQELVREGEQNLSSAQTQITCLKETQEKLKIELDATRARVRETSNLLTDLQEEIETQKQQHEARVMSIRTEEKQKMDKMADDLEQKWRDALREEVRLLKEELTEEYDADKQAALTQLSQQKELEMMAAREGWQRKVEDLLEQISLLKQSLELQLSQSQSALQQLQSQFNQERELLGQQLKEMQREHQRREHRLQEAHCCALSTMEEARQHQIRALEERLKQEQREEVHALKEAHRRTLDILRQQSDQELQTLRFELEDEGKAKLASLRAELNHLHAAAIEHLKQIHLKENSAAKRELEKAIEASHQQEQELLVRISDLQAELCSRSNRITDLDHEIHSLNETIDTLTRELELKGKEVLRVRSEANHQIRAHEQDLTKRHERDMGDLSVVHHRETQIMLADFNKAQEVLKDKISALQILLEGTEDKLRNRESRPEDLHLIAELREMVTEREALVKKLVDDKKFYQLELVNRETGFNKVFNSSANVGVINPLIKPS from the exons GTAATTTATGCTCTTAACACCAAGAACGAcgaacatgaagaagaaattgAGTCTCTGAAAGAAGCCCACGAGGACGAG GTTCAACATATTGTGACAGAAACCAGAGACAAGATCATGCAGTATAAGAGCAAGATGGCGGACGAGGCTGACTTGAGGCGGCGGCTGGCCAGTCTGGAAGAATCTGTCGAACTCCACGAACACATGAAGAGACAG GCTTTAGCAGAGTTTGAGATGTACAGACAGAGAATGGAGGACTCCCAGCTCTGCACTGAggcccaacacacacagagagtggTTTCTATGAGCAGAGAG GTGGAGGAGATGCGTCGGGATTTTGAGGAGAAGCTGCGGGCGTTCAGCCAGGCTCAGGCCCAGTTTGAGGCGGAAAAGCGGCGAGCGCTGGAGGAGCTGAGAACCACCCACcggcaggaggtggaggagctcCTCAAcaaccagcagaaccagagcGCCAGCTCCAGTGAAGACCAGGAGAAACTGGCTGAGCTCCATAGACAAGAG GTGGAGGCATTGATGGAAAGAGTGGAGGAGCTAACAAAGGATAAGGTCTGTCTAGTGGAGGAGTACGAGGCCAAGCTGGCCAAGGCTCAGGAGTATTatgagagagagctggaggcCATGAGGAGAACACACCAGCTCACCACTGAGAACCTGCTGGCCTGGAAAAGGACTGAG GTCGAGCTTCGTAAGGAGTTCCAGGCTCAAGAAGCAGCACTGCAGCGCTCGCTGTCCAAGCTGAGGAGTGAGCTTCAGAAAGCTCAGGAAGAGGCCAGAGAGAACCGAGACAAGACCAACAGACTGCAGACGTCACTGGCCAACGCTGAGGGAACCATCAAG aacCTGCACAAGCAGCTGGAAGAAGCCATCCAGGATGGAGAGATCTGGGTGATGCAGCTGAAGGACACAGAGTATGAACTAGAGGGCAGCAGGGAACGAGTTCAACAGCAGGCAACTGAAATCCTCCACAAAGCCA GTCAGATTGGCTCTCTGCAGGCCACCCAGATGGCCCATGAAGCAACTATCAGGAACCTGGACCAGGAGCAGAGCCGGCTGAGGGAGAAAATCAACcggcaggaggaggagagggaggctcTGCTCAACCAGAACCACGCTGCCAAcgaacaacacaaacaacaagtgATCAAATTAGAACAG ACTCTGCGCGAGGAGCACCAGGGTTATGAGAAGGAGCTCTCCAGACTCAGAGCACACTACGAGGAGGAGACGCTTCGATTCAGGGAGGCACAGGTGCGAGCgctggaggagatggaggagaagcaCCGGTCCATGAGGGAGGAAGCCcagcaggagaaagaagaggagaagcaaCTCCTCATAACG AAAATGAGTCAAGAATTTGAGATTAAGCGTCTGTCGTTGGAGGAACAGCGAGACcgtctccagcagcagctggacaACTTGAAAGAGGAGCTCTCGGCCAAACTCAACATGGCCAATCAGGAG GTGTCCCACCTCCAGGAACTGGTGAGGGAGGGGGAGCAGAACctcagttcagctcagacacagatCACCTGTCTGAAGGAGACTCAGGAGAAACTCAAGATAGAGCTTGATGCAACTAGAGCCCGAGTCAGAGAGACCAGTAACCTGCTAACTGACTTACAG GAGGAGATCGAGACCCAGAAACAGCAGCACGAGGCCAGAGTGATGTCCATCAGaactgaggagaaacagaagatggACAAGATGGCAGATGACTTGGAGCAGAAATGGAGAGATGCTCTACG GGAAGAAGTGCGTTTGTTGAAGGAGGAGTTGACCGAGGAGTATGatgcagacaaacaggcagCGCTGACTCAGCTCTCCCAGCAGAAAGAACTGGAGATGATGGCAGCAAGAGAGGGCTGGCAGAGGAAGGTGGAGGATCTGCTGGAGCAG ATTTCTCTGTTGAAACAGTCCCTGGAGCTGCAGTTGTCTCAATCACAGTCAGctctccagcagctgcagtctCAGTTCAACCAGGAGAGAGAGCTTCTTGGCCAACAGCTGAAAG agatGCAGAGGGAGCATCAGAGGAGAGAGCATCGACTACAGGAGGCTCACTGCTGTGCCCTCAGCACCATGGAGGAGGCCAGACAACATCAAATCAGG GCCCTGGAAGAGCGTCTGAagcaggagcagagggaggaggttCATGCTCTGAAGGAGGCCCATAGGAGGACCTTAGACATCCTGAGACAGCAATCAGACCAGGAGCTGCAGACTCTGCGATTTGAATTGGAGGACGAGGGCAAAGCAAAGCTTG CCTCTCTTCGCGCAGAGCTGAACCACCTCCACGCTGCAGCCATCGAACACTTGAAACAAATCCACCTTAAAGAAAACAGTGCTGCCAAACGAGAGCTAGAAAAAGCTATAGAAGCGAGCCACCAGCAG GAACAAGAGCTCCTAGTCCGCATCTCAGACCTGCAGGCAGAGTTGTGTTCCCGTAGCAACCGCATCACCGATCTGGACCATGAAATTCACTCTCTGAACGAGACCATTGACACCCTGACCAGAGAACTGGAGCTGAAGGGCAAAGAGGTGCTGCGGGTCCGCAGTGAAGCTAATCATCAGATAAG GGCCCACGAGCAAGACCTCACAAAGAGACATGAGAGAGACATGGGCGACCTAAGTGTAGTTCATCATAGAGAAACGCAGATTATGTTGGCTGACTTCAACAAGGCGCAGGAGGTCCTCAAAGACAAGATATCTGCTCTGCAAATACT gttggAGGGGACGGAGGACAAGTTAAGAAATAGAGAAAGTCGACCAGAAGACCTGCATCTTATAGCAGAACTTAGGGAGATGGTCACCGAAAGAGAAGCTCTGGTGAAAAAGCTGGTG GATGACAAGAAGTTCTACCAGTTGGAGCTGGTCAACAGAGAGACGGGCTTCAACAAGGTCTTCAATTCCAGTGCCAACGTCGGTGTCATAAACCCTCTCATCAAG CCTTCCTGA